Proteins co-encoded in one Nonomuraea helvata genomic window:
- a CDS encoding RNA ligase RtcB family protein has translation MSQQHSRQEFLPPATTATVTVFASPTSWIESDAVAQCHQVAALDGMMHVAAMPDLHPGKGAPIGAAMASTILYPFLVGSDIGCGIAVFPIKLKRAVPEKLAARFPDLDRALDPEQDADDPAWAVVKGDIPAGHVEGLGTVGRGNHFVELARIGTVFEPGHVSRLELAAGDLVLVVHSGSRGLGERILRAHTEVHGAGPAPDPDAYLAMHDDAVRWGSLNRRLLAARVAHALGTEPTEPIVDQCHNLVEVRDGIYLHRKGAAPGDGRDVLIAGTRGTPSYLVAAHAGPEAGHSVAHGAGRKMSRADALRRGRAKHTVEELRRTPVGSLVVCGDRQLLFEEAPTAYKRIEQVIDDLVDHDLATPVATTIPLVTYKTPDLGSTPRDRRRKRGRS, from the coding sequence TTGTCTCAGCAACACTCCCGGCAGGAATTTCTGCCGCCAGCCACCACGGCCACCGTCACCGTGTTCGCCTCCCCCACAAGCTGGATCGAGTCCGACGCCGTCGCGCAGTGCCACCAGGTGGCCGCGCTCGACGGCATGATGCACGTCGCCGCCATGCCGGACCTGCACCCCGGCAAGGGCGCCCCCATCGGCGCCGCCATGGCGTCGACCATCCTGTACCCGTTCCTGGTGGGCTCCGACATCGGATGCGGCATCGCCGTGTTCCCCATCAAGCTCAAGCGCGCCGTACCCGAGAAGCTGGCCGCCCGGTTCCCCGATCTCGATCGCGCGCTGGACCCTGAGCAGGATGCCGACGATCCCGCCTGGGCCGTGGTGAAGGGTGATATCCCCGCCGGTCACGTCGAGGGTCTCGGGACGGTCGGCCGGGGCAACCACTTCGTCGAGCTGGCGCGGATCGGGACCGTTTTCGAGCCGGGCCACGTGAGCCGTCTCGAGCTCGCCGCCGGTGACCTGGTTCTCGTCGTCCACAGCGGCTCCCGAGGGTTGGGCGAACGGATCCTGCGGGCGCACACCGAGGTCCACGGCGCGGGCCCGGCCCCTGATCCCGATGCCTACCTGGCGATGCATGACGACGCCGTACGCTGGGGATCGCTCAACCGGCGGCTGCTGGCCGCCCGGGTCGCCCATGCCCTGGGGACCGAGCCCACCGAGCCGATCGTCGACCAGTGCCACAACCTGGTCGAGGTCCGCGACGGGATCTACCTGCACCGCAAGGGTGCGGCGCCGGGCGACGGCCGCGACGTGCTCATCGCCGGTACGCGAGGCACCCCTTCCTACCTCGTGGCCGCCCACGCCGGGCCGGAGGCCGGCCATTCCGTGGCGCACGGCGCGGGCCGCAAGATGTCGCGTGCCGACGCCCTGCGCCGAGGCCGGGCCAAGCACACGGTCGAGGAGCTGCGCCGCACACCGGTGGGGTCGCTGGTGGTGTGCGGGGACCGGCAACTGCTCTTCGAGGAGGCGCCGACGGCCTACAAGCGCATCGAGCAAGTGATCGACGACCTCGTCGACCATGACCTGGCCACGCCCGTGGCCACCACGATCCCTCTGGTCACCTACAAGACGCCCGATCTAGGGTCCACACCCCGGGACCGCCGCCGCAAGCGGGGGCGGTCGTGA
- a CDS encoding helix-turn-helix transcriptional regulator: MLIPAAPRGPQVQRIPADQVGTRVRELLSRARHEHLAMYDAMTVDDEAVQRSLPGARERRARGVLLRTMAPIGAATPAVTADDLAVLDGDHRRAAELPTSLTVLDRRVALLPARQDDPEAGYLEIWSRPLVAGLIALFDRHWSAAPPPALSCREREVVALLAEGWTDTVVARRLGISERTVTATVRALMDRYGARSRFQLALELSRVDAEPGSVS, translated from the coding sequence GTGCTCATTCCTGCCGCCCCGCGGGGGCCTCAGGTGCAGCGGATTCCCGCCGACCAGGTGGGCACGCGAGTGCGTGAGCTGCTGTCCCGCGCACGGCACGAGCATCTCGCCATGTACGACGCCATGACCGTGGACGACGAGGCGGTCCAGCGTTCCCTGCCCGGGGCCAGGGAACGCCGGGCACGGGGAGTGCTCCTGCGCACGATGGCGCCGATCGGGGCCGCCACGCCGGCGGTGACCGCCGACGACCTCGCGGTGCTCGACGGCGACCATCGGAGAGCGGCCGAGCTGCCCACGTCGCTCACCGTCCTCGACCGCCGGGTGGCCCTGCTGCCCGCCCGCCAGGACGACCCGGAGGCCGGCTACCTGGAGATCTGGTCCCGTCCCCTGGTGGCCGGCCTGATCGCGCTGTTCGACCGGCACTGGTCCGCCGCCCCGCCGCCCGCCTTGTCCTGCCGTGAGCGGGAGGTGGTGGCGTTGCTGGCGGAGGGCTGGACGGACACGGTCGTCGCCCGCCGTCTCGGGATCAGCGAGCGGACCGTCACGGCGACCGTACGCGCCCTCATGGACCGGTACGGCGCACGCAGCCGCTTCCAGCTCGCGCTGGAGTTGTCCAGGGTTGACGCAGAGCCAGGATCCGTTTCCTGA
- a CDS encoding dihydrofolate reductase family protein, which produces MAKLVVCNIMSLDGFYAAADGNPLVLPMDAAFDAYNLERIQAAGSLLLGADSYRMFMGFWPAQAGNPEASTVNRQFGGVYGRIEVSVISDSLTDVDVSPWADRTTVVKRADAEGWVKELKQRTSGDIVTFGSRITWNALLRAGLVDELHLVVGAKALGEGTPIFTQPVEGLTVAEVRRLDGSDNVLLRYATTG; this is translated from the coding sequence ATGGCGAAGCTCGTTGTCTGCAACATCATGTCCCTTGACGGCTTCTACGCGGCGGCGGACGGCAACCCGCTCGTGCTGCCGATGGACGCCGCCTTCGACGCCTACAACCTGGAGCGGATCCAGGCCGCCGGCTCACTGCTGCTCGGCGCCGACTCGTACCGGATGTTCATGGGGTTCTGGCCCGCCCAGGCGGGCAACCCTGAGGCGTCCACGGTGAACCGGCAGTTCGGCGGGGTCTACGGGCGGATCGAGGTCAGCGTCATCTCGGACTCGCTCACGGACGTGGACGTCTCGCCGTGGGCCGACCGGACGACCGTGGTCAAGCGCGCCGACGCCGAGGGGTGGGTCAAGGAGCTCAAGCAACGCACCAGCGGCGACATCGTCACCTTCGGCAGCCGGATCACGTGGAACGCCCTGCTCCGCGCCGGGCTCGTCGACGAACTGCACCTGGTCGTCGGGGCGAAGGCGCTCGGCGAGGGGACGCCGATCTTCACCCAGCCGGTCGAAGGGCTCACCGTCGCGGAGGTCCGCCGCCTCGACGGCTCCGACAACGTCCTGCTGCGCTACGCCACGACCGGCTGA
- the selD gene encoding selenide, water dikinase SelD, with translation MKRLTQYAQGGGCACKIPAADLEALLANAKMPLPRNPAAELLVGLETGDDAAAVRTHDGTAIISTADFFTPVVDDPYDWGRIAAANALSDVYAMGGRPLVALNLLCWPPDQLPYDLASEVLRGGADVVALAGCHLAGGHSVTDAEPKYGLAVTGVADPDRLLRNNAGRPGQPLSLTKPLGLGVLNNRHKRTGEVFPHAVETMTQLNAAASRAALAAGIQCATDVTGFGLLGHLHKLARASGVTAVIQASAVPILDGAAQAVQEGFVPGGSRRNLDWITPYLDPRDTPEETLLLLADAQTSGGLLTAGEIPGAPVIGELIPYMGHTIIVQR, from the coding sequence ATGAAGAGGCTCACACAGTACGCCCAGGGCGGCGGCTGCGCCTGCAAGATCCCCGCAGCCGACCTGGAAGCGCTGCTGGCCAACGCGAAGATGCCACTCCCCCGGAATCCCGCAGCAGAGCTCCTGGTGGGTCTCGAAACCGGCGACGACGCCGCCGCGGTGCGCACGCACGACGGAACCGCGATCATCAGCACCGCCGACTTCTTCACCCCGGTGGTCGACGACCCCTACGACTGGGGCCGCATCGCCGCCGCCAACGCTCTATCCGACGTCTACGCCATGGGCGGGCGCCCCCTGGTCGCACTCAACCTCCTGTGCTGGCCACCCGACCAGCTGCCCTACGACCTGGCCTCTGAGGTACTGCGAGGCGGCGCGGACGTGGTCGCGCTGGCCGGCTGCCATCTGGCCGGCGGGCACAGCGTCACCGACGCCGAACCCAAATACGGCCTGGCCGTCACCGGCGTCGCCGACCCCGACCGGCTCCTCCGCAACAACGCAGGCCGCCCAGGCCAGCCCCTATCCCTGACCAAGCCACTTGGCCTGGGCGTCCTCAACAACCGGCACAAGCGCACCGGCGAAGTGTTCCCGCACGCCGTGGAAACCATGACACAGCTCAACGCGGCCGCCTCCCGCGCCGCCCTGGCCGCCGGAATCCAGTGCGCCACGGACGTCACGGGCTTCGGCCTGCTGGGCCACCTGCACAAACTCGCCCGCGCCTCCGGCGTGACCGCCGTGATCCAGGCGTCTGCCGTTCCCATCCTGGACGGCGCGGCGCAGGCCGTGCAGGAGGGTTTCGTCCCCGGCGGCTCCCGCCGCAACCTCGACTGGATCACCCCGTACCTCGACCCCCGCGACACTCCGGAGGAGACGCTGCTGCTGCTGGCCGACGCGCAAACTTCGGGAGGCTTGCTCACGGCCGGCGAGATCCCGGGCGCCCCCGTGATCGGCGAGCTGATCCCTTATATGGGGCACACCATCATCGTTCAGCGATAG
- the selA gene encoding L-seryl-tRNA(Sec) selenium transferase: MADSLRSIPRTDDLLNDPGFAVPVASLGRERVKAAIRQAQRLARDGAITPADVRATALANLPLAGPCRVINATGVLLHTNLGRAPLSARAIEAVAVAAGVTDLELDLATGRRGRRGRTALAALAAAVPAAQDVHVVNNNAAALVLAATALARGREIVVSRGELVEIGNGFRLPDLLASTGARLREVGTTNRTHPRDYAEAMGPQTGLVLKVHPSNYVIEGFVSAPTVADLAEICRQAEVPLVADVGSGLLHPEPRLPHEPDATSWLKAGADVVTASGDKLLGGPQCGLVLGRVDLVELLRGHPLARALRADKLTLAALEATLSAEETPVQAALQADPAVLLERAWQLAAKLTAVGVPAQAVSTTAAVGGGGAPGVDLPSAAVAVPETLAVPLRMGRPAVLGRLERARYLLDLRAVVPTEDKDLFAAVVTACK; the protein is encoded by the coding sequence ATGGCGGATTCTCTGCGGTCGATTCCTCGCACCGACGACCTGCTGAACGACCCGGGCTTCGCCGTGCCTGTGGCCAGTCTGGGCAGGGAGCGGGTCAAGGCCGCGATCCGTCAGGCTCAGCGGCTGGCCAGGGATGGGGCGATCACTCCCGCCGACGTGCGGGCCACCGCGCTGGCGAATCTCCCGCTCGCGGGGCCCTGCCGGGTGATCAACGCCACCGGGGTGCTGCTCCACACCAATCTGGGTCGCGCTCCGCTGTCGGCGCGGGCGATCGAGGCCGTGGCGGTGGCCGCCGGGGTGACCGATCTGGAGCTCGATCTGGCTACGGGGCGACGGGGGCGGAGGGGCCGTACGGCATTGGCGGCGCTGGCCGCGGCCGTGCCGGCGGCGCAGGACGTGCATGTGGTCAACAACAACGCCGCCGCTCTCGTCCTGGCCGCGACAGCCCTGGCGAGGGGCAGGGAGATCGTCGTCAGCCGAGGCGAACTCGTGGAGATCGGGAACGGTTTCCGGCTGCCCGATCTGCTGGCCTCCACCGGCGCCCGGTTGCGTGAGGTCGGCACGACCAACCGCACTCACCCGCGCGACTACGCCGAGGCCATGGGGCCGCAGACCGGTCTGGTGCTCAAGGTGCACCCGTCCAACTATGTGATCGAGGGGTTCGTCAGCGCTCCGACCGTCGCGGATCTCGCGGAGATATGCCGACAAGCCGAGGTGCCGCTGGTGGCCGATGTCGGATCGGGGCTGCTGCATCCCGAACCCCGGCTGCCGCACGAGCCTGACGCGACCTCATGGCTGAAGGCCGGTGCTGATGTGGTGACCGCCAGCGGCGACAAGCTGCTGGGCGGCCCGCAGTGCGGCCTGGTGCTGGGCCGCGTCGATCTCGTGGAACTGCTGCGCGGGCATCCGCTGGCCCGGGCGCTGCGTGCCGACAAGCTCACCCTGGCGGCGCTGGAGGCCACGCTGAGTGCCGAGGAGACCCCCGTTCAGGCGGCATTACAGGCCGATCCGGCCGTTCTGCTGGAACGGGCGTGGCAACTGGCCGCGAAACTGACCGCCGTGGGTGTGCCCGCCCAAGCCGTCTCCACCACGGCCGCGGTGGGGGGCGGTGGAGCCCCTGGCGTCGACCTGCCCAGCGCCGCAGTGGCAGTGCCCGAGACGCTGGCCGTACCGCTGCGCATGGGAAGGCCCGCGGTGCTGGGCCGGCTGGAACGGGCGCGTTACCTGCTGGACCTGCGCGCGGTGGTTCCCACCGAGGACAAGGACCTCTTCGCGGCGGTCGTGACCGCATGCAAGTGA
- a CDS encoding SelB C-terminal domain-containing protein: MQVIATAGHVDHGKSTLLRALTGMEPDRWEEERRRGLTLDLGFVWTDELTFVDVPGHERFITTMLAGVGSVPAVLFVVAADGGWQVQSEEHLAICDALGITHGVLAVTRSDLADPSSALAESAGRLAGTTLADIAAIPVSAVTGFGLERLRAALAAMPVPQPDPEGDIRLWIDRVFTLAGHGTVVTGTLAEGTMRVGDAVHVAGEPLRVRGLHSRGQACDQITGCARVAVNLRGDTEGLRRGNVLVSPGRWLEVTHVDVRLGGPGMELGRVPVWLTWHQGTAAVPARVRMLGTDTARVTLPGLPVRIGDRVLLREPSSRRIWGGTVLDVRPPDLRRRGGARVRALELESMNGRPDLPSELRRRGLITRSELAMMGVRPNGAPVVGDWLADPDHWANLRARLAELAGDQGIGQEEARRALNLADRALVDALAAEVGLRRLRGRLVPAEPALPVEIDKALATVARGWLREPFVAPSGEALAELGLGARELAMGEMAGRLLRVSPGVVLPPDAAERAITLLRTLPQPFTTAQARQVLQTTRRVAIPLLEHLDRLGLTRRRADFSRDLVDR; this comes from the coding sequence ATGCAAGTGATCGCGACCGCTGGGCATGTCGACCACGGCAAGAGCACCCTGCTGCGCGCTCTGACTGGGATGGAGCCTGACCGCTGGGAAGAGGAGCGGCGTCGCGGGCTCACCCTTGATCTGGGCTTCGTCTGGACCGACGAGCTGACCTTTGTGGACGTGCCGGGACACGAGCGCTTCATCACCACCATGCTGGCCGGGGTGGGCTCGGTGCCCGCCGTGCTGTTCGTGGTCGCCGCCGATGGCGGCTGGCAGGTGCAGTCGGAAGAGCACCTGGCCATATGCGACGCTCTTGGCATCACCCACGGCGTACTCGCGGTCACCCGTAGCGATCTTGCTGACCCTTCGTCGGCGCTGGCCGAGTCGGCCGGCAGGCTGGCCGGCACCACCCTCGCCGACATTGCCGCGATCCCGGTCAGCGCTGTCACCGGATTCGGGCTGGAGCGGCTGCGCGCCGCTCTGGCGGCGATGCCGGTGCCACAGCCGGACCCCGAGGGCGACATCCGACTGTGGATCGACCGGGTGTTCACCCTGGCCGGTCACGGCACCGTGGTCACCGGCACCCTGGCTGAGGGCACCATGCGCGTCGGGGACGCCGTCCACGTGGCGGGCGAACCGCTGCGGGTCCGTGGTCTGCACAGCCGCGGCCAGGCCTGCGATCAGATCACCGGCTGTGCCAGAGTCGCGGTCAATCTGCGAGGTGACACCGAGGGGCTGCGCCGGGGGAACGTGCTCGTCTCTCCCGGGCGCTGGCTTGAGGTCACCCATGTGGATGTACGGCTGGGCGGTCCCGGCATGGAGCTGGGGCGGGTACCGGTGTGGCTGACCTGGCATCAGGGAACGGCGGCCGTACCAGCCAGGGTCAGAATGCTCGGAACCGATACCGCCCGGGTCACTCTGCCAGGGCTGCCGGTTCGGATCGGGGACCGTGTCCTGCTCCGCGAGCCCAGCAGCCGCAGGATCTGGGGCGGCACGGTGCTGGACGTGCGCCCACCCGACCTGCGGCGCCGAGGCGGCGCCCGGGTGCGGGCGCTCGAGTTGGAGTCGATGAACGGCCGACCCGATCTGCCGTCTGAGCTGCGCAGACGCGGGCTGATCACCCGGTCGGAGCTGGCCATGATGGGGGTGCGCCCGAACGGCGCACCTGTGGTGGGCGACTGGCTGGCCGACCCCGATCACTGGGCGAACCTCCGTGCCCGCCTCGCCGAACTGGCCGGCGACCAAGGCATCGGCCAGGAGGAGGCCAGGCGAGCGCTGAACCTGGCCGACCGCGCACTGGTCGACGCGCTCGCGGCCGAGGTCGGCTTGCGACGACTACGTGGGCGGCTTGTCCCAGCAGAGCCCGCGCTGCCCGTGGAGATCGACAAGGCGCTTGCCACGGTCGCACGGGGCTGGCTGCGGGAGCCCTTCGTCGCGCCTTCCGGCGAGGCCCTGGCCGAGCTGGGCTTGGGGGCGCGCGAACTGGCGATGGGTGAGATGGCCGGACGGTTGCTGCGAGTTTCGCCCGGGGTGGTGCTGCCGCCCGACGCGGCCGAGCGTGCGATCACGCTCCTGCGGACGCTGCCCCAGCCCTTCACCACCGCCCAGGCGCGCCAGGTTCTGCAAACCACCAGGCGCGTGGCCATTCCCCTGCTCGAACATCTGGATCGGCTGGGCCTTACCCGCAGAAGAGCCGACTTCTCAAGAGACCTCGTTGATCGCTAG
- a CDS encoding rhodanese-like domain-containing protein has translation MLAQARAGLTRLSPSQAWSAASQADSFIVDTRPAAQRRAGEVPGAIIIERNQLEWRLDPQCEARIPEAEHADIRWIILCDEGYSSSLAARSLHDLGLSRSTDVIGGFQAWLGAGTPIIVRESLTPPRGPGEGPREA, from the coding sequence GTGTTAGCCCAGGCCCGCGCCGGACTGACCCGGCTGAGCCCATCGCAGGCATGGTCAGCGGCAAGCCAGGCTGACAGCTTCATCGTCGACACCCGGCCCGCCGCTCAGCGACGTGCGGGAGAGGTTCCAGGGGCCATCATCATCGAGCGCAACCAGCTGGAATGGCGGTTGGATCCTCAATGCGAGGCGCGTATCCCCGAAGCCGAACACGCTGACATCCGCTGGATCATTCTCTGTGACGAGGGATACTCCTCCAGCCTCGCCGCCCGGTCACTGCACGATCTCGGCCTCTCCCGCAGCACCGATGTGATCGGCGGCTTCCAAGCCTGGCTAGGCGCGGGAACGCCGATCATCGTCCGCGAGTCGCTGACGCCCCCGCGGGGCCCGGGCGAGGGACCCCGCGAAGCTTGA
- a CDS encoding site-specific DNA-methyltransferase, with the protein MDHETNVLDQLLSRVTDETLRSRLAREIELLRGSRRFGLVFDRHLPESVKLTDHPIRKGVKVALRDESSALTWRVVGFADMTRTVAVLDGDGGEQAVADLVVVREFGEPIYPGLQSIERIQNGPADAPWHTVINGENFHVLQALRWTHRGAVDIIYIDPPYNTGGKTSWLYNDRFVDRADRAKSSKWLSFMERRLKIARDLLKPSGVIFISIGDDEQHRLRMLMDQVFGVENFVNLLAIEMSTTSGPKTTNAQDGIIVKNIEFVLVYQRSDAFDQITHTPLLDGVAEWDSHYSMWLNEDGTITKFVDELAADPAVAADIKKFGFVNSRGEFLGMRCMDKLLTVSDAANKFVLSHLDQIARPDSPPVSCKDIDAPVQGWIDVEADHRTYTLTRLSTGTLNQVYRLSRNYRTSDDYRPRYGRTVIRGDLWKGFHSDMGNIAKEGGVNFNNGKKPVRLIKQLIRWANNSPNAVVLDFFGGSGSTTHAVMDMNAEDDGRRQSILVTNNEVGIDVANSLRKKGIYPGDAEWESKGVFENVCRPRISTVVTGARPDGSKYSDGLAANVEMFRLTYLDPGRVRRGSEYGLVAPLMWMEGGARGERVDEVPDDGWALTESYGVLFSIDALTPFANAVAKAAAGEAPPQVLFIITDSPTEYQTAVERLPTGIETVRLYDEYLSNYTINIPGGAR; encoded by the coding sequence GTGGACCACGAGACCAATGTCCTTGATCAGCTGCTCAGCCGAGTCACCGACGAGACTCTGCGCAGCCGGTTGGCGCGTGAGATCGAGCTGCTTAGAGGTTCGCGCCGGTTTGGTCTCGTGTTCGACAGGCACCTGCCCGAGTCCGTCAAGCTCACCGACCACCCGATCCGCAAGGGCGTCAAGGTCGCGCTGCGCGACGAGTCGAGCGCACTGACGTGGCGAGTGGTCGGCTTTGCCGACATGACCCGTACAGTCGCGGTGCTCGACGGCGACGGCGGCGAGCAGGCCGTTGCCGATCTTGTGGTGGTCCGCGAGTTTGGCGAGCCGATCTACCCTGGCCTCCAGTCGATCGAACGTATCCAGAACGGCCCGGCGGACGCCCCATGGCACACAGTCATCAACGGCGAGAACTTCCACGTCCTCCAGGCGCTTCGCTGGACCCATCGAGGCGCGGTGGACATCATCTATATCGACCCTCCGTACAACACTGGCGGCAAGACCTCCTGGCTCTATAACGACCGGTTTGTGGACCGGGCAGATCGCGCTAAGTCGTCAAAGTGGTTGTCGTTCATGGAACGGCGTCTAAAGATTGCTCGCGACCTTCTCAAGCCGTCGGGCGTCATCTTCATCAGTATCGGGGATGACGAACAGCACCGTCTCCGAATGCTCATGGACCAGGTATTTGGGGTAGAAAATTTCGTCAATCTGCTAGCCATTGAGATGTCGACCACCTCCGGCCCTAAGACGACCAACGCACAAGACGGCATCATCGTCAAAAACATCGAGTTCGTCCTCGTTTACCAGCGAAGTGATGCCTTCGATCAGATTACGCATACCCCGCTCCTGGATGGCGTTGCCGAATGGGATAGCCACTACTCCATGTGGTTGAACGAAGATGGGACCATCACTAAATTCGTTGACGAACTCGCAGCCGACCCGGCGGTCGCTGCCGACATCAAGAAATTCGGCTTCGTCAACAGCAGGGGCGAGTTCCTTGGCATGCGCTGCATGGACAAACTGCTTACGGTGTCGGATGCGGCCAACAAGTTTGTGCTGAGTCATCTCGATCAGATTGCTCGTCCCGATAGTCCTCCCGTATCATGTAAGGACATAGACGCCCCTGTGCAAGGGTGGATCGACGTGGAAGCGGACCACCGCACATATACGTTGACGAGGTTGTCGACCGGCACTCTGAATCAGGTCTATCGACTCAGCCGCAACTATCGGACATCTGATGATTACAGGCCCCGCTACGGGCGAACGGTTATCCGGGGAGACCTCTGGAAGGGATTTCATAGCGATATGGGTAACATCGCCAAAGAGGGTGGTGTCAACTTTAATAACGGTAAGAAGCCTGTGCGGCTCATCAAACAGTTGATCCGGTGGGCCAACAATTCTCCCAACGCTGTGGTCCTTGACTTCTTTGGCGGCTCCGGGTCGACGACGCACGCCGTGATGGATATGAACGCCGAGGATGACGGCCGGCGGCAGTCGATTTTGGTCACCAACAACGAGGTTGGCATAGATGTCGCCAACTCGCTCCGGAAGAAAGGGATCTACCCCGGCGATGCAGAGTGGGAATCGAAGGGTGTGTTCGAGAATGTCTGCCGCCCTCGTATCTCGACCGTGGTGACAGGCGCGCGACCAGACGGTTCGAAGTACTCCGACGGCCTTGCCGCGAACGTTGAGATGTTCCGCCTGACGTATCTTGATCCGGGGCGTGTGCGGCGTGGTAGTGAGTATGGTCTGGTCGCGCCGTTGATGTGGATGGAAGGTGGCGCTCGTGGTGAGCGGGTCGACGAGGTCCCTGACGACGGATGGGCACTGACGGAGTCCTACGGGGTGCTGTTCTCGATCGACGCACTGACGCCGTTCGCAAATGCCGTGGCCAAGGCAGCAGCGGGAGAAGCGCCGCCGCAGGTGTTGTTCATCATCACAGATTCGCCGACGGAGTATCAGACGGCCGTCGAGCGACTTCCGACTGGGATCGAGACGGTTCGCCTGTACGACGAATACCTGTCGAACTACACGATCAACATCCCGGGTGGTGCCCGGTGA